A window of Mycolicibacterium holsaticum DSM 44478 = JCM 12374 genomic DNA:
CCTGCTGATCGTGCTGCACTCCAAGCACCTGCACATCTTCTTGGCCCCGATCAACGTCACGTTCAAGCGACTCCCCGACGGGTTGGGTCCGCTGCTGCCGATCGAGTCCAACGGACAGCCGATCGACTTCGAGGATCCCGCCGAGGACGCGGTGCTGGGCCGCGGCAAGATCGAGGACTTCACCTGGAAGGGCATGCTCGACTTCGCGACCTGCACCGAGTGCGGCCGCTGCCAGTCGCAGTGCCCGGCGTGGAACACCGGCAAGCCGCTGTCGCCCAAGCTGTTGATCATGGATCTGCGCGACCACTGGATGGCCAAGTCGCCCTATCTGCTGGGCAAGGAGCCCGAACCGCTCGAGGGCCTCGACCTGGAGACCGCGCACCAAGAAGCCCACCATGTGCCGGAGTCCGGATTCGGTCGCGTTCCGGGCTCGGGCCCCGAGCAGGCAGCCCGGCCCCTGGTCGGCACGGCCGAACAGGGCGGCGTCATCGACCCCGACGTGCTGTGGTCCTGCACCACGTGCGGCGCCTGCGTCGAACAGTGCCCGGTGGACATCGAGCACATCGATCACATCGTCGACATGCGCCGCTATCAGGTGATGATGGAGTCGGAGTTCCCCGGCGAGCTCGGTGTGCTGTTCAAAAACCTTGAGGCCAAGGGTAATCCGTGGGGCCAGAACTCCAAGGACCGCACCAACTGGATCGACGAGGTCGACTTCGACGTGCCGGTCTACGGTAAGGACGTCGAATCGTTCGACGGCTATGAGTACCTGTTCTGGGTGGGCTGTGCCGGCGCCTACGAGGACCGCGCCAAGAAGACCACCAAGGCCGTCGCCGAACTGCTGGCCACCGCCGGCGTGAAATATCTGGTGCTGGGCGAGGGCGAGACCTGCAACGGCGACTCGGCCCGCCGCTCCGGCAACGAGTTCCTGTTTCAGCAGCTGGCCGCGCAGAACGTCGAGACCCTCAACGAGCTCTTCGAGGGCGTCGAGCGGGTGGATCGCAAGGTCGTCACCTCCTGCCCGCACTGCTTCAACACGCTGGGTCGCGAATACCCGCAGGTCGGCGGCAACTACACGGTGCTGCACCACACCCAGCTGCTGAACCGCCTCGTGCGCGACAAGAAGCTGGTGCCGGTCAAGCCGGTCGACGGCGGGCGCGACATCACCTACCACGACCCCTGCTATCTGGGGCGGCACAACAAGGTCTACGAGGCGCCGCGGGAGCTGGTCGGCGCGTCCGGCGCCCAGCTCACCGAGATGCCCCGCCATGCCGACCGCGGGCTGTGCTGCGGCGCGGGTGGTGCGCGGATGTGGATGGAAGAACACATCGGCAAGCGCGTCAACCATGAACGCGTCGAAGAGGCCATGGACACCGGCGCCTCGGCCATCGCCACCGCCTGTCCGTTCTGCCGCGTGATGATCACCGACGGGGTCGACGACGTCGCCGCCGCCCGCGAGGTCGAGAAGACCGAGGTGCTCGACGTGGCGCAGTTGCTGCTGGACTCGCTCGACAAGAGCGGCATCAAACTACCCGAGAAGGGCACGGCGGCAAAGGAATCCGAGGAGCGTGCCGCCAAGGCCGCCGCGGCTGCGCCCGCGGTGCAGAAGGCCGCGCCGAAAGCCGAGCCGCAGCCCGAGGCTGAGCCGGCGCAGGCGAAATCCGCACCGGTCGCCGATAAGCCCGCCGCCGCCGCACCGGCCAAGGGACTCGGCATCGCCGCAGGGGCCAAGCGACCGGGGGCGAAGAAGGCCGCCGCACCGGCCGCCGAAGACAAGCCCGCCGCCGCACCGGTCGCCGATAAGCCGGCCGCCGCACCGGCCAAGGGACTCGGAATCGCCGCGGGCGCACGCCGTCCCGGCGCGAAGAAGGCCGCGCCGAAGGTGTCGCCCAACGAGGGTGAAGGCACCGTCACACAACCGCCCAACGTGGATCCGGACCAGGCCACGCCGGAAACCAAGACCGACACTGCCGATTCGGACCGCGGCCTGACGGAAACGCCGCAGGCTCCGGTCAAGGGCCTCGGCATCGCGCCCGGTGCACGCCGTCCCGGCGCGAAGAAGTCGGCTGCCCCGGCGGGGAAGCCCGCTGCGGCGCAACCCAAGCCGGACGCCGAGGGCGGGTCCGACGGTGAGCCGCAGGCTGCGGCCCCAGCCGAGGGTGATAAGCCGGCGGCCCCGGTCAAGGGCCTCGGCATCGCGAAGGGTGCCCGCCCACCGGGTAAACGGTGAACGTCTCAGAACCAGGCTGACCAGTGTTTTTAGATAATCGTTGGACAGCAGTGGGACTATTGAGCGCGTGACTACCCACCACGTGCCGTTCCATACCGCCGGGCACCAGCCGCGGCCGCGCACGTTCACGCAGTCCTCGAAACTGCAGGACGTTCTCTACGAGATTCGTGGTCCGGTGCACGAGCATGCGTCGCGGTTGGAGGCTGAGGGGCATCGGATCCTCAAACTCAACATCGGCAACCCCGCGCCGTTCGGGTTCGAGGCGCCCGACGTGATCATGCGCGACATCATCCAGGCGCTGCCGTATGCGCAGGGGTACTCCGATTCCAAGGGCATCCTGCCCGCGCGGCGCGCGGTGTTCACCCGTTACGAGTTGGTCGAGGGTTTCCCGCGTTTCGACGTCGACGACGTGTTCCTGGGCAACGGGGTCTCCGAGCTGATCACGATGACGTTGCAGGCGTTGTTGGACAACGGGGATCAGGTCCTGATCCCGGCACCGGACTATCCTTTGTGGACCGCGTCGACCTCGCTGGCCGGCGGCACCCCGGTGCACTACATGTGCGACGAAACCCAAGGCTGGCAACCCGATATCGCCGACCTGGAATCCAAGATCACCGAACGCACCAAAGCCCTGGTGGTCATCAACCCCAACAACCCCACCGGCGCGGTCTACAGCCGCGAGGTGCTGACCCAGATGGCCGAGCTGGCGCGCAAACACCAACTGCTGCTGCTGGCCGACGAGATCTACGACAAGATCCTCTACGACGATGCCGAGCACATCACGATGGCCTCCGTCGCCCCTGATGTACTGACCCTGACCTTCAACGGGCTGTCCAAGGCCTACCGGGTCGCGGGCTACCGCGCGGGCTGGCTGGTCATCACAGGGCCCAAAGAACATGCCGCCAGCTTCATCGAAGGCATCGGCCTGCTGGCCAACATGCGGCTGTGTCCCAACGTGCCTGCCCAGCACGCCATCCAGGTCGCCTTGGGCGGCTACCAGAGCATCGAGGATCTGGTGCTGCCCGGCGGGCGACTGCTCGAACAACGCGACGTGGCGTGGGAGAAGCTCAACGAGATCCCCGGGGTGTCCTGCGTCAAACCCCAAGGCGCGCTGTACGCCTTCCCGCGCCTGGACCCCGAAGTCTATGACGTCGTCGACGACGAACAGCTGGTCTTGGACCTGCTGCTGCAGGAGAAGATCCTGGTCACTCAGGGCACCGGATTCAATTGGCCCACACCAGATCACCTGCGCATCGTCACCCTGCCGTGGTCCCGCGACCTCGCCGCGGCCATCGAGCGCCTCGGCAACTTCCTCACCAGCTACCGGCCGTAAGCCGGCGATTCCGGACGGCTCGAGGTGAATCAAGCGCCTGCTCAACGCCGGTCGATGCGCACCTCGTCCCATGGTGGCGGGCCGTCGAGAAGAGCCGACGGCCTGCCGGCAAGGAACCGCTCGTAAAACGCCGCCGAGTACGCCGCGAGGACCTCGTGGCCACGTCGGCCGCCGATCGGACCGGAGAACGCCATCGCCTGTGCCAACGGCGTCCAGGCCGGGGCGTCGGTGTAGTTCATGTGAAACATTCCGGGAATCTCGACGAAGTAACCGTGTCCCGGTGCGCTCTTGTCGAACGTCGCTCGTTGGGTGGTGAGGGTCTCGTGGATTTCATGGTCCGGCCAGCCGCCGCTGCGGCTTCGTTCCAACAAGATGGAATCGGCGTCCCGGGTCAACCACATGCTCGGCTGTGAAAGGCCTTCGCGCACCACATCTGCAGGCATCGCGGCATCCATCATCAGGCACGCTTTCAGGCGCGGATCGGTGTGACATGCCTGTGCGACGGTGATGGCTCCCAGCGAGACACCGAACGCTCCGGCCCGGTCCAGATCCAGCCTGCCGGTCAGCAGCCCTTGCGGATCCGACGTATTCAGCGCGGCAAGCTGATCCAGCGCGAACCCGATATCGGTTGCCAGGTACGGAAACAGTCCGTCGGGCAGCGCCACATCGCCAAGCGACGGTGCCGGCGTGGACGGTGTGATGCTCTGCTGAATGACGTCGACCAACCGGTCTTTACTCCATCCCTCGATCGCGCGCCCGTCCGGGAACGTGGTGACCACCGAGGTATAGGGCTGGTCGAGCCCCACCACCACAAATCCGCGCGACACCAACTGCTCGATCTGGAACATGTTCGACTGACGAAACGCGTTGAGCCCGGAGGCGAACACCAACACCGGATAGCGGGTGTGATCCGCTGCCACCGGCGGCATTTGGGTGGCGTGGGTCGGCACGACGTCGAAGTGATCGAAGATGAACCCCGGCACTCCGAGGAGCCGGCCCGCGGCAGGCGCAAACGCCGCAGCATCGGGCACATACGGTGCGCTCGGGGCGTCCGCGCCGGCCTCGGCCGGATACCAGACCTGCGCCATGAGTTCGCGTCGCGCGCCGGGATCGGCGTCGAATATCTCGCGGCGGTCGTCGTCACGCCAGTGGTAGGTCACCGTACCGATCGCGTAGGGCCCCTCGGGCGCGGGAAACCGGAACACCGGTACGGCCACCGGGACTGTCAGCGAGACCGCGAACACGACGACGCCGACGCCGATCGCGACCACCCGCACGCATCGCCGGCGGTTGCCGCCGGCGATGCGCCACAGCGCGATCACCGCGGCCAGCACGTAGGCCGGGACCATCTGCCAGCGGTACCCCTCCAGGGTCACCTGAGCGACCGCCGCCAACGGCGCCAGCAGGGCGAGGTTGCGAAGCTGGCCGATGCGGCCGCGCGGCGGCACCAGCAGCGCGCCCAGGCCGCTCGCGTTCAGCACACACAGCAGGATCTCCACGGGCCTCACCCGCCCGATTATCCGGACGCGACGGAGCCACCGCGGCGATGGCGGACACCTCTACCCTGTTCGGGTGGCGCACTCGCACGGACACTCACACTCCCTGAGCGGCCCGGCGCCGCTGGGCCCGCTGGCCGCGAAGGTCGTCGTCGGAATGCTGTTCGTGATCGGCATCGCGGTACTGGCCGGCACGGTGTGGCTGTGGCCAAGCCAGCAGAAGGCCGACATCCCGTTGCCGTTTCAGAACGCGACCGGCGGCGCGGTCACCACCGAAGCCGGGCACGTGGTGTCCAGCAGCCTGGCCGCCTGCGGCAGCCCGTCGGCCGGACGCGTCCTGACCGCCCCTCCGGCGCCCGCCCGCGGCGACGGCGGCACCTGCGTGCAGGGGCTCATCGCAATCGACTCCGGACCCAACGCCGGCGCCAACACGCTGCTGGAGTTCAGCGGCGGGCCGGGACAGCCCAACCTCGCCGTCGGTGACCAGGTCCGCATCAGCCGGCAGATCGACGACGCCGGCACCACCACCTACTCGTTCTACGACTATGACCGGACGTGGCCGCTGATCGCGCTCGCCGCGGTGTTCGCCATCGTGGTCGTGGCCGTGGCCCGGTGGCGCGGGTTGCGCGCGCTGATCGGAATCGTCGTCGCGTTCCTGGTGCTCGTGGTCTTCCTGTTGCCCGCCCTGCGCGACGGCGCCGCGGCGATCCCGGTCGCGCTGGTGGCCTCGGCGGTGATCCTGTACGCGGTGATCTATTTGGCGCACGGGGTGAGCCTGCGCACCAGCGCCGCCCTGCTCGGAACGCTGACCTCGCTGCTGCTGGCAACGGTATTGTCCTGGGCCGCTATCGAACTAGCGCACCTCACCGGCCTTTCCGAGGACCAGAACAACACGGTGGCCGCCTATCTCGGGGAGGTGTCGATCACCAGTCTGCTGCTGGCCGGGTTCATCATCGGCTCGCTCGGCGTACTCAACGACGTCACCGTCACCCAGGCGTCGACGGTGTTCGAGTTGGCCGAGTTGGAAGGGAGTTCGCGCCGCACCGTCTTCGTCGGGGCGATGCGGGTGGGCCGCGACCACATCGCCAGCACCGTCTACACGCTGGTGCTGGCGTACGCGGGCAGTGCGCTGCCGCTGCTGTTGTTGTTCAGCGTCGCCAACCGGTCCCTCGGTGACGTGCTGACGAGCGAGAGCGTGGCCATCGAGATCGCCCGTTCGGCGGTGGGCGGTATCGCGCTCGCGCTGTCGGTGCCGTTGACGACGGCCATCGCGGCGGTGCTCGCCACCCCGCGTGTCGCTAGCGTTCCTCCAGCAGCCCCAGAAGATATGCCCCGTAGCCGGATTTGAGCAGGGCGTATCCCCGCTCGGCCAACTGCTCGTCGTCGATGAAGCCGACCCGCCACGCCACTTCCTCGGGCACGCTGATCTTCAGGCCCTGCCGCCGTTCGATGGTGCGCACGTAGTCGCAGGCATCCAACAGCGAGTCGAACGTTCCGGTGTCCAGCCACGCCGTCCCACGGGGCAACACCTCGACCTTCAACCGGTTCTGGTTGAGGTAGGTCTGGTTGATCTCGGTGATCTCGTATTCGCCTCGGGCAGAGGGCTTCAGCGATCGGGCGATCTCGATGACGTCGTTGTCGTAGAAGTACAGTCCGGGCACCGCGTAGTGCGACTTCGGCGTGGCAGGTTTCTCCTCCAGCGACAGCGCGACGCCGTCCGCGCTGAACTCGACCACACCGTATGCGGACGGGTTGGACACCCGGTACGCGAAAATCGCACCACCGCTGATGTTTTGGAACCTCCGCAACCCGGTTCCCAATTCGGGTCCGTAGAAGATGTTGTCGCCCAACACCAATGCCACCGGCCCGGTTCCGATGTGCTCTGCGCCGATGATGAACGCCTGGGCCAGGCCGTCGGGCTGCTTTTGCACCGCATAGGTGATGTTGATGCCGAAATGCGAACCGTCGCCGAGCAACCGGTGAAATGCCGGCGCGTCGTCCGGGGTGGTGATGATCTGGATGTCGCGAATACCGGCCATCATCAGCGTGGACAGCGGGTAGTAGATCATCGGCTTGTCGTAGACGGGTACCAGCTGTTTGCTGACACCCATCGTGATCGGGTACAGGCGGGTGCCCGACCCGCCGGCGAGAACGATGCCGCGCATCAGCTCTCGAGGTCCTTTTCGGTCAGCTCGGTGGCGGCCAGCGCCGACGCGAGGTCGCCGTGGTGAAACACCGACGTGACGCGGTCACGCACAACGCGGAAAGCCGCGGCCGATGCCACCGTGCCGGGATCGGCGGCCAACTCCTCGGCAACGACGACGCCGTCGTGCACATACATCCGACCGGTCTCGACCTTCACGCCGGCGCGCTGCGCCCACTCCCGCAGCGCCGCGTGGCCCTGGGCGGCCCCGTCGGCGTCACCGATGTCGATGTCGTCGCTGGACAGCGACGCCAGGGTGTCGAGGTCGCGCTCGTTGAGCGCGTCATACCACGCGAGGACGGTGGCGATTTCGGAAGTGCTCATGGTCGAAACGTACGCCACCTAGAACGGCGTGCGCTGCAGCCAGTCCGCCCACACCGCTTCATCGCCGAACACCTCGATGCCTGCGTCAGCGACGCTGCGCCGACGTGCGAGTGCCAGCAGCAGGTCCTTGGCCGGACCCCGCAGCGCGACGTCGCCCTTGCCGTGGTCGTGCGTCCAGGTCACGCCGTCCTCGGCGTTGACGACGGTCCACTCGCCGGCGGGCCCGAGGCCGTCGTCGGTGGCGTGCAGGTGCAGGGTGCGGCCGCGGTCTACGGGTGCTGAGTGCTGCGTGGCGTTGACGGTCATCAACTCGATCCACTCGCTGATGCCGTCGGCGGCCAAATCAGCCGCAAGATTGTAGTCGGCGCCGAGCGCCACCGCGGCATCGGCACGGTGCACGGCCACTTCGTGTAACAGCCTGCGGATCCACCACCCTGCCGGGCGCGGCCCCGTGGCCGTCCACACCCGTTCGGAGCCGACCCGGTCGACGGCGGCGATGACGGAACGAGCACCGGCGTTCAACCACTCGAACGCGGCGTCGGGATCATCAGGTGGCTTGCCGTCGCGCACCTCGCGCGGATCAACAGGCTGTGTCCTGCGCTCGGCAATGATCTGTGCGGCCCACCGGCTTCCACGCCCCACATGACGGAACAGCTGCTTTAGGGTCCAGTCCGGACAGGTCGGAACCGGCGTTGACGGGTCTGCACTGCGGATCAGTTCCCCGAAGGCCCGGGTCTGGTCGAGCAGCGCTGCTCGGAAATCCACGCCCCGAACTTAACCCAATCGCCGCGGCTAGATCGACGAACCGATCGGGGTGCGCGCCTTGCCGAGCGTGACCGGCAGCGACGACCACCCGCGCAGCACCCGGGTCTCGCGGCGGCTGCCGTCGCCCGCCAGCCGGGCATCCGGGAAGCGTTCGAAGAACGTGCGCAGCCCGACCTCGCCCTCGGCCCGCGCCAGCGCGGCGCCAAGGCAGTAGTGCCTGCCGCCGGAGAACGACAGGTGCTTGCCCGCGTTCTCCCGTTCGATATCGAAGCGGTGCGGGTCCTCGAAGACGTCGGGGTCGCGGTTGGCGCCGGCGAGATAGAGGATGACGACTTCGCCGCGCCGCACCCTGGTGCCGGCAATGTCGGTGTCCCTGCGCACCATTCGCGCGCTGAGCTGCACAGGCGAGTCGAGTCGAAGGATCTCCTCGACAGCGTTGGGCCACAGTTCGGGTCTGGCTGCCAAGGTCTCCAGCTGCTGGGGAGCGTCCAGCAGCATGCGAATTCCGTTGCCCAGCAGGTTGACTGTCGTCTCGAAGCCCGCGGCAAGCACCAGACCCGCGGTGGCGAGCAACTCCTTCTGGTTGAGCTGGGCGCCGTCGTCGCTGGCCTGGATGATCTGGCTCATCAGATCATCGCCCGGGTTGCGCCGCAGCTCGGCCAGGTGGTCGACAAGCCAGTCGTTGAACCCCTCGATGCCGCGGTTGACCTGGCGGTACAGCTGCCACGGCACCCCGATGTCCAGGCTGGGGGCGCCGAGTTCACCGAACTCCAGAATGTGCGGGCGCGCCTCGTCGGGCACTCCGAGAATGTCGCCGATGATGCTGACCGGCAGCTGCCCGCAGTAGCGCTCGACGATATCGACGGCGCCGGCGGCCCCGGCGATCTCGTCGAGCATGACATCAGCCGACTCCTGCACCCGATCCCTCAGCGCCGCAACGGCTCTGGTGGTGAACACCGATGACACCAGCTTGCGGTAGCGGGTGTGATCCGGCGGTTCGACCGACAGCATCGAGGGCGGTTCCAGCGGATGCAGCAGGTCGGTCTTGGTGTGGTCGGCCAGCCATTTCAGGGGCTTGGGCAGGGTCGACCCCATCGCGAAGACCTGGAAGTCGTCGGACCGCAGCACATCGTTGACGATCTTGTGGTCGACGGTCAGGTAGGCGGCCCGACCGCGCACGATCGGACCGCGCGCACGCACTTCCTCGATGAACGAGACGGGATCGGTGCGCACCGTGGGATCGGCGATCAGCCTGCCCTGCGGGTCACCGCGACGGGCGGCCAGCCGGGAGAACATCCGCACCACCCCGTGCATGGCCACCCACCGAACCCGTAGCTTGACCGGGCCGTTGCGTCGGCGATGCGGATGACCATCTTGCACGATGACACTCCAACGAGTTGCCGCTCAACTGCTTTCGCAGATAACTAGCTGCAGAATATCAGGAAGCAGTTGTGGCCCGAACCGCCCGAACCGCCGCGCCCGGACGGCCCGTGGGAACCGCCCGGACCGCGCGATCCGGACCCGTAGTCACCCGAACCGCGGGATCCCGACGAATTCCCCGAGCCGGGGCCGCCCTGCGACGGCAGCCACCGCGGGCTTCGCGGCGCCTCAGGTTCCTCCCACGGCGGGTCCCAGGTGGACGTCGGGGGGTCATAGGTCGGCCGCGGCGGGCGCCATGGCGGATTCCACGGATTCTGCGGCCGCGGGTACCACATCGGCGGTGGGCTGTACACGGGCGGAGGGATGTACACCGGTGCCGGGATCGGCGCGGGCGCCACAGGGACGGGCGCGGGCGCAGGCGCCGCGGGTGGCGGTGGCGGTGGTGCTGCCGGCGGAGGCGCAGGGGCGGGGGCCGCGGGCGCCTCGACGTACACCGTTCGCGGTGGGGCCTGGGGAGCTTCCTGCACGACGGGGATCGGGGCCTTGATCGTCTCGGCCGGCGGCGGTGGCGGTGGTGCCTCGGCCGGCTTGGCTTCCTGCTGCACGGGTGGCGGTGCGGGGGCCACGGTGCTCGGGACGATCGCGCTCTGCCCCGGGCTGGGGCGCTGGTCGGCGGTCGGGCGGATGCTGACGGCCAGCGAGATGACCAAGGCCACGACGCCGACGACGAAGATCGATGTCAGCGCGCTGCCGACGAGCAGAAACGGCTTGCGTTCGCCGCCGACCGGCTGAAGGTCGGTCTGCGGCTCGCCATCGTCGACGAGCGGTTCGGCGCCGTCGACCATGGCCATCTGCGTGGCGGCGCCGGCGAACGCGGCGTATGCGCTGCCGGCCGTGGGGCCGTCGGGGTCCTGAGAGTAGGCCAGCCCGACGGTGGACGCTTCGAACGCGGGGGCGTTGGCGGCGGCCAGTGCGGCGCCGCGGGCCAGCGCGAGGTCGGGTTCGTCCGGGGCGCTGACGGGCAGGCTGACGAGGTGTTCGAGGTGGTTCTTCACCGAGGCAATGTCGACGCCGGAGCCGACCACGAACATCGCCTGCGGCGGCGACTCCTGCGCGTCGACGGCGGCGGCCATCTCGGTCAGCACCGCCATCGCGTCGTCGCTGTGCAGGGTGCGGCTGAGCACCTTGACGACCGATCCGTCGTCGGTCTCAACGACCGACAGAGTTGCGGTGTCGCGGTCGATGAACAACAGCGCGGTGGTGTCGTATCCCACCGCGCGGCCCACCGCCTGGGCCAGCGCCGCCGCGGCGTGGCCGTCGGCGACCAGCATGACGTCGTCGATGCCGCGGGCGGCCAGCGCTTCCCGCAGCGCCGCGGCCTCGGTGTGGTCGCTCCAGGTGACCCCGATGGACTTGAGTTGGTGCCCGCCGGTTTCGGCGCTCTCCTTGGTGCCCAGCACAGCGTCGATCACCTGGCTGGCTGCGCTTGAGGTTGCTGATCCGGGTTCGCCCTGGACCTCGAAGACGTCGTGATCGACGGTGACCCCGTCGGCCTTCTCGCCTTCGACCAGCACCATGCGGACCGTCGTAGGTGTCATCGACACACCCAACACGATGTCCACGAATCCTCCAATGAGTTTGCTACGCTGTCTAGGTCGTCGTCGCTTTTCGAATTTGGCGCAAACCGGCGACTAGTACTTCATCGGCATGGACAGGCTCGTCGTTACATTGCACTGTGCCATTAGCTGATGGCGGTCAAGAGTCGGTGCCGGCACTTCGACCCTACTCGGATCGACGTCCGTGCGCGCTAGTCATTTCGTGCTGCGCGCAGGGCGCGAAAACCGGCCGAAATTTGGCCTCACCGCAGAGCCAACGTCACGTCGACTTGAGGAAGTTCTGATACGAGCGCGACGGCGTCGGCCCGCGCTGGCCCTGATACTTCGAGCCGACTTTGGCGCTGCCGTAAGGGTGCTCGGCGGGGCTGGTCAGCCGCAGCAGACAGAGCTGCCCGATCTTCATGCCCGGCCACAACGTGATGGGCAGGTTGGCGACGTTGGACAGTTCCAGGGTGATGTGCCCGGCGAAGCCGGGGTCGATGAAGCCCGCGGTGGAGTGGGTCAGCAGACCGAGACGGCCCAGCGAGGACTTGCCTTCGAGGCGGCCGGCGAGGTCGTCGGGCAGGCTGCACCGCTCCAGCGTCGACCCGAGCACGAACTCGCCGGGATGCAGCACGAACGGCTCGCCGGGATCGGCCTGCACCAGGGTGGTGAGCTCGTCTTGCTGGATGGACGGATCGATGTGGGTGTAGCGGGTGTTGTTGAACACCCGGAACAGGTTGTCCAGGCGAACGTCGATGCTCGACGGCTGGATCAGGCTGTCGTCGAACGGGTCGAGGCCCAGCCGCTCGGCGGCGATTTCGGCGCGGATGTCGCGGTCGGAGAGCAGCACCCGACGAGCCTAGCCGCTGGAATGTTAGCCTTCGTGCCTAAACAGGCCGGTGTAGTTCAATGGCAGAACATCAGCTTCCCAAGCTGAGAGCGCGGGTTCGATTCCCGTCACCGGCTCCAGCGAGATCTACAGCAGTGTGTGGGCGTCGGCCATCACCGTCGGGTCGAGCAGTTGGGAGACGGGCGGCAGGTTCGTCTCGCCCGCCGCGATATAACTCGGGTACACCTGCCCCTCCACGAACGCCGGGTCGATCATCAGGCGCCCGTGGGTCTTCGTGTAGTCAGAGTCGAGCAAGGCGTTGTACGCGCGATTGCCGGCCTCGCTGTAGGCGAGGTCGACATTGGGATCTATGGCCTTGAGCATGGGAAGTACCGCATTGGGATCGGCGACGTTGGCATCGACGCCACCGAGCAGCCCGGCGAAGTAGTGCGTGAGCAGGTCGCGATTGGTCTCGACATACCGCCTCGACGCGAACAGCACGCCGCCGTAGGACTTCAGCCCGAAGTCGGAGTACGGGACAGACCTCACCGCGATGCCCTGCAACTGCAGCCGAATCGGTTGGTTGGTCACGTAGCACGTCATCACGTCGGCGGCACCGTCAACGAGCGGCTGCGGGTCGAGGCCCATCGGGACGGCCTGGTAGTCGGCCGGCAAGCCGTTGATCCGGAACACCGCGTTGACACGGGCACGGTCCCCGCTGTTCAGTCCGATCCGCTTTCCCACGAGATCGCGGGGCGCCGCGATCGGCGTCTGGGCGAGCCATAGGAAGCCGTTCGGCGAACGCTGGTACATCGCTCCGAGGATGACGAAGTCGGCGCCCTGCCGATTGGCCTGAATGAGCTGCAACTCGTCGGCGGCCACCCCGACGTCGGCTTCGCCGGCCCTGACGACCTGGTCCACGGGCCGGTCATTCGGGCCGCTGTACACGAACGGCGCGGTGACGCCCTGGGTTGTGAAGAGACCGTTCGCATCGGCGAGGTACCAGGGCGCCCACCCGACCTCCGGCACCCAGTTGAACGCCGTGCGCACTGTCCCGGCCACCGCAGGTGACGCGGCGGCGACGTTTTCGCCGGTACCAAACACTGTCACCAGCGCGGGACCGGCGAGCGCACCGCCCCCGAGGAGTCCAAGAAACGATCGGCGGGTTGGCATCACGGGGTCTCGCTTTCGCCGGCAACGGTGCCTGTGGTCGATCACCTCGCCGGATCCTACCGATGAACACGCTGGTGACCGCGGTTTTCCGGAGAAGCGGGTAGGCGTCCCGAACCGCCTTTTGTGGAGGTTCGGTTCGTGTCGCCGGCGTCAAGCCGGAATGCGATCGACCATTGCCGCCGTTGGTCGATGACATGACGACCATTCCCCCCAGCCACCGGGATCTACTCGAGCGTCCCCTGTTCGGGCATCTGGCCACGATCCGTCCCGACGGCACCGCACAGTCAAATCCGGTTTGGTACCTGTGGGACGGCACGACATTGCGGTTCTCGTTCTCGACCAAGCAACAGAAGCACCGCAACGTCGAAGCCAATCCGTCTG
This region includes:
- a CDS encoding (Fe-S)-binding protein; this translates as MDTQMLLRLVVGLGMTAIVVALAARRVGWLAKLVLAGQPASGRTDEVGTRIWTQIAEVAGQRKLLKWSIPGLAHFFTMWAFFVLLTVYIEAYGLLFDHDFHIPIIGKWGVLGFLQDFFIVAVTAGIVTFAIIRILRSPKEHGRDSRFYGSHNGGAWLILFMIFNVAWTYVLLRGAATALGNLPYGNAAFLSHLFGKWMAPLGTTANQWIETIFLLLHIAIMLAFLLIVLHSKHLHIFLAPINVTFKRLPDGLGPLLPIESNGQPIDFEDPAEDAVLGRGKIEDFTWKGMLDFATCTECGRCQSQCPAWNTGKPLSPKLLIMDLRDHWMAKSPYLLGKEPEPLEGLDLETAHQEAHHVPESGFGRVPGSGPEQAARPLVGTAEQGGVIDPDVLWSCTTCGACVEQCPVDIEHIDHIVDMRRYQVMMESEFPGELGVLFKNLEAKGNPWGQNSKDRTNWIDEVDFDVPVYGKDVESFDGYEYLFWVGCAGAYEDRAKKTTKAVAELLATAGVKYLVLGEGETCNGDSARRSGNEFLFQQLAAQNVETLNELFEGVERVDRKVVTSCPHCFNTLGREYPQVGGNYTVLHHTQLLNRLVRDKKLVPVKPVDGGRDITYHDPCYLGRHNKVYEAPRELVGASGAQLTEMPRHADRGLCCGAGGARMWMEEHIGKRVNHERVEEAMDTGASAIATACPFCRVMITDGVDDVAAAREVEKTEVLDVAQLLLDSLDKSGIKLPEKGTAAKESEERAAKAAAAAPAVQKAAPKAEPQPEAEPAQAKSAPVADKPAAAAPAKGLGIAAGAKRPGAKKAAAPAAEDKPAAAPVADKPAAAPAKGLGIAAGARRPGAKKAAPKVSPNEGEGTVTQPPNVDPDQATPETKTDTADSDRGLTETPQAPVKGLGIAPGARRPGAKKSAAPAGKPAAAQPKPDAEGGSDGEPQAAAPAEGDKPAAPVKGLGIAKGARPPGKR
- a CDS encoding pyridoxal phosphate-dependent aminotransferase, yielding MDSSGTIERVTTHHVPFHTAGHQPRPRTFTQSSKLQDVLYEIRGPVHEHASRLEAEGHRILKLNIGNPAPFGFEAPDVIMRDIIQALPYAQGYSDSKGILPARRAVFTRYELVEGFPRFDVDDVFLGNGVSELITMTLQALLDNGDQVLIPAPDYPLWTASTSLAGGTPVHYMCDETQGWQPDIADLESKITERTKALVVINPNNPTGAVYSREVLTQMAELARKHQLLLLADEIYDKILYDDAEHITMASVAPDVLTLTFNGLSKAYRVAGYRAGWLVITGPKEHAASFIEGIGLLANMRLCPNVPAQHAIQVALGGYQSIEDLVLPGGRLLEQRDVAWEKLNEIPGVSCVKPQGALYAFPRLDPEVYDVVDDEQLVLDLLLQEKILVTQGTGFNWPTPDHLRIVTLPWSRDLAAAIERLGNFLTSYRP
- a CDS encoding alpha/beta hydrolase family protein; translated protein: MRPVEILLCVLNASGLGALLVPPRGRIGQLRNLALLAPLAAVAQVTLEGYRWQMVPAYVLAAVIALWRIAGGNRRRCVRVVAIGVGVVVFAVSLTVPVAVPVFRFPAPEGPYAIGTVTYHWRDDDRREIFDADPGARRELMAQVWYPAEAGADAPSAPYVPDAAAFAPAAGRLLGVPGFIFDHFDVVPTHATQMPPVAADHTRYPVLVFASGLNAFRQSNMFQIEQLVSRGFVVVGLDQPYTSVVTTFPDGRAIEGWSKDRLVDVIQQSITPSTPAPSLGDVALPDGLFPYLATDIGFALDQLAALNTSDPQGLLTGRLDLDRAGAFGVSLGAITVAQACHTDPRLKACLMMDAAMPADVVREGLSQPSMWLTRDADSILLERSRSGGWPDHEIHETLTTQRATFDKSAPGHGYFVEIPGMFHMNYTDAPAWTPLAQAMAFSGPIGGRRGHEVLAAYSAAFYERFLAGRPSALLDGPPPWDEVRIDRR